The genomic stretch GGCGATTCCTCTGGCAGATGCTTTAGCTCGCGGTTGGCCAAACATCACCAAAGAACGTCCGACAGACCGCGATCCAAATAGTCTGGGAGATCTGGTTCGCCTGATGCGCAACAGCTTCGCGCACGGCAACATTACGTTTCTACCGGGGCCAAAAGGCGAGATACAGTCGCTTCGCGTTTGGAATACGCTCTCCCACGGCGGCCCACGAACCTGGGGGACAATCATAACTGTTGCAGACGCCCGCTTGTTTCTGGTCCGCTTTGCTGAACTGGCAGAGGAGATTCATACACGACGAAGCACGACAACTCCGCGAACTGCATGAGCTGACTTAGTCTTCCGTAATCGGCACCTAAAGTCGGATTTCCTGATCAAGGCTGCTGACACAGATCAAAGCCAATTCTCTGTCTCAGCCCCATTTTTCAACCTGCAAGAGGACATCTGGATGCGCTGCGATGGAAAAGACACGAGAGGAAATCTACCAGCTGGTTTGGTCGACACCGCTGAACAAGCTGGGATCAGAATTCGGCGTCTCCGGCCAAACGCTCGCCAACGTCTGCAGACGCTTCGATATACCCGTTCCACCAGCTGGATACTGGCAGAAGCTGGCTTTCGGCAAAGCAGTCGAGAGACCTGAATTGCCGACAGAGAGGGCTGATAGAGGCTCAATCGTCAGTCTGAGCCCGAAGGTGCCACGCCGTGCCCTGGTCGCGAAACCGGTCGAGATTCGTGAAGTTGAGCCAGGAGCAGTCGAGAACGTCCAAATAGCGCTCCCTCCGCATCCGATCGTGGCTTCAATCCGCAAGCGGCTCGCAAAACTTAAATGGTATGAGGATTTTGCCACTATCACGGTGCCACCCTTCAAAATCACGACGTCGCCTGGCTCCGTCGGGCGAATTTGCGATCTCGTTGACCAGCTGGTGCGGGAGATGCATGGGCAAGGCTGGAGTCTGCAGAAGCAGGACACCGACGCATGGCGTCTAATCATCCAGGAGGAAGAGATCTGGATGAGCTTCCACGAACAGACCGAGAGGATTGCTCACATTCCGACCAAGCAGGAACTGCGGGATGCAGCGGAATATTCGTGGCGCAAGATCCCGGAGTTCGATCATGTGCCGTCCGGTTTGCTGAAGCTCACGATAACAAACGCCAGTTACCTCGGGCTGCGCGTCAATTGGGCCGACGGGAAGAAGCAGCGGATAGAGGCGACGATGTTCAGCATACTGGAAGGATTGGCAGCCGCCGGTTCAGCCCTTCATGCTCGCCGTTTGGAACGGGAGGAGGAGGCCCTCCAATACGCAATCCGGGAGAAACGCGAAGCCGAGCGAAAGCGCCTGGAGCAGATCCAATTTGCCCGTGTCGGGGAACTGAAGGTGCTTGCTCGGCGACACCGTGAGGCTTCTGAACTGAGGGCATTCGTCGCCGCAGTTCAAGCGCTCGTGGCACAATTGCCGGAGAGCGAGACGAGCGCAGCAATGGAATGGCTGAACTGGGCGGAGCAGGCCGTTGAGGGGCTCGACCCATTAGGGTCCGGGCCGCCCCATATGATGTCAGAGCACGATGCCTACTACAGTTCCTATAAGTATCGAGAGTAGGGCCTGGTTGACTCAGGGATGCTCACTGGCTGGCTCCGACATATTCATTGATGGCGAAGGGCAGAAACATAATAACCCGCGTCAAGGAGGCCTTCTGCGCTTGGGTCGGGACTAGGGTAGCTCACCCCCACCGACGCTTGCTCTTTAGCGGGACACTCCAATTTAAAAGGCACGTTTTAGTTGTTCTCGCTTCCCGCTTTTCCCGCAGTCTAGACCTACACAGGAGGTCCGAGGCGGAGATTAGAGGCAAAACATGGCGGCGGCGCTCTGCCAACGCTCCTCCGTCGATGCAGAAAGCTATCAATTTGACGGAGCATTGTTGACGCTGAACCACGACAATGGAGCGCATCTGGTTCAAGCCAGCATGAATATCGCTTGCCACGTCAGCGTCCGTATCGACTCGGGAAAATACCTTTTCACCCCTGGCCTGTATAGTCACTCAGTGTGGTCATAGACTGCGCCTACAATGCAAAATGGATGCCGCTGATTGTGGCGTTACAGTAGAAGCTCAGTGACGCGACCACAGCTGTTACATTTCCGCGTGTCCTTGATCCAGAGGTTGACACAAAGCGGAAAATCTTTGTTTTCGTGCCTAAAGCGACAACTAAACGTAAAGCTCCGTCAACATGATGTTGCGTTAAACGGCAGCCGCAGTGAGGCTCCGTCAACTTCCTGGCATGAAAGGTTGGCGCTCGAGGCACTATGAGCGGGATTGAGTTGTCATTGACAACGTGAGCGCCAACGTTGATGTGCGCCTTAAGGTTGCGGAAATCCTCATGGGAGGTTTGGTGCCAAAAACGTCGGTGGCACCTAAAGGCATCCCGATCAACGTTCCTTGGAAACCCTAGGACTTCGATTTTCAGCTAAAAGATGCCCATTGTGTTGCGGCAAGGACACGTTGCTAAACGCGTTTCCAGAGCATCCCAGTTTATCCCCACAATCCACAGTGATAAGCGTTTGTTTATCTGGCATCCACTGTGATCGTTAGTGAGCTCCATTTGTTGAGTTGGAGCAAGCAATGACGAAATACAGGATTGATGCTGTAGTTAAGCATATCCGGAAGAAGCATCCAGGTTGCCCAGACTTTGCCGTTGCCTGGTTCGCCGCCGAGATAGCCAGCAAGAACTGGACAGGCGCCACATTAGGCAAGGCGGTTGGCATCACGATGCAAACGCACCTGCGCCACCACCACACCGACTACGACACTCTTTTGCTCACCGGGATTGACCGAGTGGAAGCCCGCCGTCGCGTCCAGCCGCGCGTGAACGCCATCATAGATAGCTGGCGGCGGCGAGAGCGATCCACGTCCCAGGAAGCGCAACCGAATGAAGGGAGCGTAGACGATCATGGGCGGTAATCACCAGAACTGGAACTATCTCGCAGGAATTCTGAATGAGCGCCTTGATGAAAGGGGATATGACGCTTGGCTCGCGCTATACGACGCTGGGATCAGGGGCACATATCTGACCTTCCTTCTTACTGGCAGAGCTCGCCTGAAACTCGAATTCGTGAAGCCTGTGGCACAGGCGCTGAACCTTGACGAGAACAGGTTGTTCTGCACCGCCCTTGAAGGCATGCATCAGACCCAAGACCTTCCTTACCTGAGCGAATTCCTGTGGCGAATGATTGAAGCATTCGAAGAGGTGAAGCTGCGAGAAGAGCCTAAGCCGCAGGGGGAGCAGCCGCGCGAGGAGCAGAAAAAGACGAAGAAGGGTAAGAAGGGTAAGAAGAGGAAGAAGAAGACCGACTGACCGCGCCATCGGCCAGTCGATCTGTCTGCTCAATCCGCTCCGGCATTCCCGACTGGCGCATCTTGGTGCGCATCCGCTCTACATCGTGCGCGCCAAGAATTTCTGCCAGAGGCTTCATATGGAGCCCTTGCCATCCCGCTCGCGGGTTCTTTTCGCCCGGTCAGCCCCCGAGACACCCCCACGCACCCCTTCGCTATAAGTAACTCATCAGCATCAACAAATGAGCGCACGGCATGAACAGCTTACCGATCCGCAACTATCTCACTGAGTGCATGGCAACTGCTTGTCTTAGCCTCCATGACATCGATGGCCCATCAGGTTCTCCTGGACGCCTGGTCCGGCTTGTCCTACATGGCACCGCCAAGATGCCGCTCGATAAGGTGTCCGAGGTGGCTGCTGTGCTCAAGTGCGATGACCGAGCCCTATTCCGGGTGGCGCTCGCGCAGTTTTATAGCGCGGACACTGTTGCCCTCTTGGAGCGCATGCTCGGGCCGCAGGAGCGGAGCGCCGGCGAAGAGGCATGGGTGAGTTTTGTCAGAAGCGTAGCACCTGAAGATGTGCGGCCCCTGATAGTTTTGCTCGAAACATGATGCGGACGTTGCTGAAGAGGGCAGCATCAGGCGACGTCGTTGAATGAGGAGCTCGCGGTGGTGTAGGAGCGTGAGCCCCGGAATTTGTCGTTCAACAGACTTCAGGATGAAAGGCGTCATCTAGGCAGCGCTATGGGCTTCAGTTGGCGCCAGCGCGGGGTCCTTAATGCACATGAGGTGCTGTCAGGTGCGCTCGTCAGTCTCGCACCGTTCGAGATGGTCGAGGATCAGCTTGTCGCTTACGAGCAATTCCTTGACGAACGAGGCGATGTCCACTTCCTCGGAAATGGGGCGAGCTTGGTTGGTAGGTGATCTGGGCTGATCGGTGCTCGAGACTGTGTGAGGCGAACCCTTTTCGTCGGTTCCGCTGTGGGCGTCATTCTCGGTCATTGTTGATCCTTTCTTCGATGACGCCTTGAGTTGATTGAAGCCTGGTCTCGCCATAGCTCCGCAAGCTAGGCGCATTTAATCTCGATCCGCGGATCATACGGCAATTGTTGCCATGCGGCGAGTCTTCGCGTGGCGCCAGCGGACCATAGTCAACCACGGCAAGAAGAGCTGTCGCGTGGGAGCACCTGTGTCTCAGGTCAGCGATCGATCCCTAGGATCGCTGCCATTCCCCGCCTCGGGGCGGCTGGCTCGCTTTCGCATTGTGATACTTTGGACCGAGCTGGCAGAACAAAACTGCCTCCGAATGGTCGACTGCGAGACGAAGACGATGGACGACAACAGCGGCTACAGGTTCGTCTTTTCGAGCGCCCTCCGTATCAGCGTGCATCTGGTGTCGATGATTTTCCGGACGGTCTTCAAGATCGGATGGGCGCTGCCCGTCTCTGACATCTCTTCCATCAGCGTATCCGCTTCCGGTCCGATCGCGTCAGCCATGCGCATCAGCTCTCCGGCCAGCATGCGCGTAGCGCCCTTATTGGACGGCACGAGCGATGCCCAGTGCTCCATCTGGATCGTGTCTGGCAGTGACCTACCGCCGAGTGCCATCGCCATCTTCTTTGACAGTCGTGGATAGGCAGCCGTGCAGATGGCATCATACATGGGTGCCAGGTCCGGCACTTTCCCACGATAGATCAGGGCATAATTCTTGGCATGTGCGTCGGCATTGCCAATCAGGTAGTGGAACATCAGCATTCGCTGGAAGCGCAATGTCTCGGCCGCAGGCTTGGCCGTCGTCTGCCGGATCAGCTGGAGGCACTCACTGATGCCAGGGCCACCTTCTTCCTCATACTTCAGCTCCGGGGGCACGCTCAGCGCCTGGCACACGTCTTCCTGGTGCAGCCGCTCGATCCGCCCGTCTTCCAGCGTCAGGCGATCGTAGCGCTCGACCAGAAAGTAATCGATCTTGCCAGCCGTGCCCTTCGACACAGCAGGAACGTCAAGGCCGAGACGGCGTCCAAGGCTCATGCAGAACACTTCGTTCTCCACGGTGCCATCGAGGCCCTCGATGAACGGTTTTAGGATATGCGTCGTCGGGCGCCCGCCCCGGGGCAGCAATATCTGACCGTTGAGAATAGTGACAGCCAGCTTGTCCTGAGCGCCGGCAAGCGAAAGACGCACGTCACCTTCCCCGCCCAGCAAGGGCCTCTGTCTGAGCAGGGAAAGGATCTCTTCCAGGCGCTTCTCATCGAGTGCTTCGGCATCGTCTGTCGTCGAAGCCGGTGGGAGCTGTCCTGGCGGGACAAGTGATAGGGCGCCCGCACATTCCCCACCGATAACCTCGAGCAGCCCGAAGGCATTGGCTGAGGATATGCCCAGCGCTGCAGCCAATCGACGTCTGGCGCCTTCATCAGGCAAGAGGCCAGAGAAGAAGGGGCGGGCGATTCGATCGAGGAATGGCTCTTCTCTCACCGGGAGCGACATCGACAAGGCGACCGGATCATTGGCGAGGTAGTTGCTGTCATAGGTGAAGGTGAGGGCGGCGTCGCTGTCCTGCTTGAGCTCGCCGGCCTTCCTATCTTTTAGGTAGACGTCCAGCACACGGCTCATGAGGAAGCTCCGCGGTTGGTGATGTTCACGGTCAAGCCGAGCGTCTGAAGGACGGTCAAAGCAAGTCCGACACGACAGCTTTCCTTGCCGCTTTCGAGCTCGCGCACGAACCGAACGCCCACGCCCGCGACGCCGGCAAGTTGCTCCTGGGTAAGTTGCTGACGCTTGCGCTCAGCATGGATCAGCTGGCCAAGTGCTACGCTGTCTGAGATCGTCCACATATGAATCATCCCTTTCGGGACGAATAAAGCACAATAGGAGAGCGTTTGCACGAAAAAGAACCGAACGGGACGATTTCCGCTGGAATCGTCCAGCGGAGAACCAAATCACCCTGCTCGGGACTCTCAAAAGGCGGGCGGGCAGGGATGTGCTTACAGAGAGCGCCCCCATGCGTCGGTCTCAGGTCGGCGTGGTCCGGAAAAGTGATGCGGGAAACTGTTCCGGTAGCGGTTTGCTCGGATCACCTAAGTCATTGAAAAATATGAAAAAAGAGAGGTTGGCTGGGGAACCTGGATTCGAACCAAGATTAACGGAGTCAGAGTCCGTCGTTCTACCATTGAACTATTCCCCAACAGGGAGCCGGTGGCTCCGTCAGTGAGCGGGCTTATAGCCAAAAGTGCTGCCATTGCAAAGGGCTGGAGGAGATTTTTTTCGTGCTTTTTGTTGATGGTGAAGATCGTGGCGTCCCGCTGTGTGGCGATATCGCGATCCGTCGCCTTGATAAGCTTGCCAAAAACCGTTTGGCTCAAAGCTGTTGCGCTGTTATGTTTAGTTCAACGAAACAAATATGGCGCCTGCGGCAGCATCGGTTTTTCGATGTCCTTGCGCGGTGCGGTGGATAGAGCAGTGACAGACCCCGATCGCGGCGAAACGCCGAAAAGCGAGGGGGCGTCGACAGCAAAGCGCAGGAATGGGGGAACCCGCCGGCGCGGCAAGGCCAGGAAAAAGGTGTCTGCTTCAAGCGGCGCCGTAAACCCGGCTCTGACGGTCCCGACGCAAGAGTCGGACCGTGCGCGACGTTCCGATATTTCTGATGCGGATGGCCCCATCCGCAAACGCAAGCGCCGTAGGCGGGGCAAGTCCCAGTCCTTGCGACCGGATGCGTCTTCCCAGGCTGCAGCAAGTCCATCAGGAACGCGCGAGGCGGTCGCTCCTCTGGATGGCGATAATCGCCCAGACGCTGGGCCTGCCCATGGTCGCAAACGGAAGAAAAATCGCAATCGACGAAACTCGAAGATCCGCCCGCTGACGGGATCGGCACCGCCGGCCCCCTCACAGCAGATCCAGGCAAGGCTCCCGCAGAACGACAGGCTGGAGCAGACGGCAAAGGTTGCAACGTCGTCCGACCTTAAAGCGTCATCTCTGGGCGACAGGCCCCGGTCGTCATTCCAGGGATCGGACCGTTTCTCCGATGACCTTTATGCGGCACTCGATCTCGGCACCAACAATTGCCGTCTTCTGATTGCCCAGCCAACGCGTCCAGGCCAGTTCCGCGTCGTCGATGCCTTTTCCCGCATCGTGCGACTGGGAGAAGGTCTGGGAGCCAATGGACGACTTTCTCAGGATGCCATGGATCGGGCGGTCGAGGCCCTGAAGATCTGCTCCAACAAGCTGTCCGGACGCAGCATTCGCCGCCATCGGCTGATTGCGACTGAGGCCTGCCGTGCGGCGGAAAACGGGGAAGCATTCCTCGCGCGCGTGACGCAGGAGACGGGGCTCCGGCTCGAAATCATCAATCGCGAGACCGAGGCGCGTCTGGCCGTGTCCGGCTGCTCATCGCTTGTCGGGCGTGAGGCGCGTTCCGTGGTTCTCTTCGATATCGGTGGTGGCTCCTCGGAGATTGCGGTTTTGCGGATTGATGAAAATCGCTCCAGCCGGCTCGCCAATCACATCACCCACTGGACATCGCTTCCGGTCGGCGTCGTAACCTTGTCGGAACGCCATGGCGGACGGGATGTGACGCCGGAAGTCTTTGCCGCCATGACGGCCGAAGTGGAAAACATGCTGGCGCGTTTTGATTGCCCGGATATTCACGACGGCAGTGGCGATTTCTACCTCATCGGGACATCCGGGACTGTGACGACACTCGCGGGGGTTCATCTCGATCTGCCGCGTTATGATCGTCGTCGCGTCGATGGTCTGTGGCTGACGGATGCCGAAGTGACGGCCATGCAGGCAAAGCTTCTCTCCTGGGATTTCGCCGGGCGCGCTGCCAATCCCTGCATCGGTCCGGATCGTGCGGATCTGGTGCTGGCCGGTTGCGCCATCCTTGAGGCCATTCGCCGGCGCTGGCCCTCGACCCGCATGCGCGTTGCCGACAGGGGACTGCGTGAGGGGTTGCTCACCGATATGATGGCCGATGACGGTGTGTGGCGTCGTGGACGTTACCGCCGCCCGCCGCAGACGAAGGAAGATTGAGCCATGTCGAAACCACCCGTTGGCCGCAAGCTCGGTCAGAAGGTCAAGAAGGGCAAGCTGAAGGCCTCCTCGCGTCGCTGGATCGAGCGTCACATCAATGATCCCTATGTCCAGCGCGCCAAGCTTGAAGGCTACCGCGCGCGTGCGGCCTTCAAGCTGCTCGAAATCGACGAAAAACATCAGATCCTGAAAGGGGCGCGCCGTATCATCGATCTGGGGGCAGCCCCTGGCAGCTGGTCGCAGATTGCCGCCAAGGTGACGGGATCGACGGATGAAGATGTGCGGGTCGCCGCGATCGACTTCCTCGAAATGGCGCAGCTTCCCGGCGTGAAGATCCTGCAGCTCGATTTTCTCGACCCGGACGCGCCACGTCTCTTGATGGAAGCGGTTGGCGGCACGCCCGACCTTGTCATCTCCGACATGGCGGCTCCAACCACCGGGCACCAGAAAACGGACCACCTTCGAACCATGCATCTATGCGAGGTCGCAGCCTATTTCGCGGTGGAGGTATTGGGTGAGGGGGGCCACTTTCTCGCCAAGACCTTCCAGGGTGGCACGGAGAAGGACTTGCTGACGATGCTGAAGCAGAATTTCAGGCAGGTGCTGCACATCAAGCCCGCATCATCCCGCCAGGAATCCGTCGAGATGTTCCTTCTCGCCAAAGGCTTCAAGGGGCGCAGAGCCGGCCAGACAGCCGGTCTTGATGAGGGCCGTGAAGGTACCCCGGACTTCGATCCTCGTGAGGTCGATTCCGAAGAAGATCAGGCTTGAGCAGGAGGTGACCATGTTCAGCTATATCACTCTCGGCACCAATGACGTCGCCCGCGCGGCGCGTTTCTATGACGCGGTCATGGCGACGCTCGGCGTTGTCCGGGGCGCGACTGAGACAGACGAGGTTGGTTACGGTATGCCCGGCGATAGCCGTCGCCGCCTCTG from Peteryoungia desertarenae encodes the following:
- a CDS encoding RlmE family RNA methyltransferase — encoded protein: MSKPPVGRKLGQKVKKGKLKASSRRWIERHINDPYVQRAKLEGYRARAAFKLLEIDEKHQILKGARRIIDLGAAPGSWSQIAAKVTGSTDEDVRVAAIDFLEMAQLPGVKILQLDFLDPDAPRLLMEAVGGTPDLVISDMAAPTTGHQKTDHLRTMHLCEVAAYFAVEVLGEGGHFLAKTFQGGTEKDLLTMLKQNFRQVLHIKPASSRQESVEMFLLAKGFKGRRAGQTAGLDEGREGTPDFDPREVDSEEDQA
- a CDS encoding DUF2293 domain-containing protein; amino-acid sequence: MTKYRIDAVVKHIRKKHPGCPDFAVAWFAAEIASKNWTGATLGKAVGITMQTHLRHHHTDYDTLLLTGIDRVEARRRVQPRVNAIIDSWRRRERSTSQEAQPNEGSVDDHGR
- a CDS encoding HEPN family nuclease is translated as MVMPSEPIRDIMRRTMLNLAYIEERAQGDGPFEVTQLINSFLGALAHPWEALQTDLMAIPLADALARGWPNITKERPTDRDPNSLGDLVRLMRNSFAHGNITFLPGPKGEIQSLRVWNTLSHGGPRTWGTIITVADARLFLVRFAELAEEIHTRRSTTTPRTA
- a CDS encoding Ppx/GppA phosphatase family protein — encoded protein: MTDPDRGETPKSEGASTAKRRNGGTRRRGKARKKVSASSGAVNPALTVPTQESDRARRSDISDADGPIRKRKRRRRGKSQSLRPDASSQAAASPSGTREAVAPLDGDNRPDAGPAHGRKRKKNRNRRNSKIRPLTGSAPPAPSQQIQARLPQNDRLEQTAKVATSSDLKASSLGDRPRSSFQGSDRFSDDLYAALDLGTNNCRLLIAQPTRPGQFRVVDAFSRIVRLGEGLGANGRLSQDAMDRAVEALKICSNKLSGRSIRRHRLIATEACRAAENGEAFLARVTQETGLRLEIINRETEARLAVSGCSSLVGREARSVVLFDIGGGSSEIAVLRIDENRSSRLANHITHWTSLPVGVVTLSERHGGRDVTPEVFAAMTAEVENMLARFDCPDIHDGSGDFYLIGTSGTVTTLAGVHLDLPRYDRRRVDGLWLTDAEVTAMQAKLLSWDFAGRAANPCIGPDRADLVLAGCAILEAIRRRWPSTRMRVADRGLREGLLTDMMADDGVWRRGRYRRPPQTKED
- a CDS encoding type II toxin-antitoxin system HipA family toxin; the encoded protein is MSRVLDVYLKDRKAGELKQDSDAALTFTYDSNYLANDPVALSMSLPVREEPFLDRIARPFFSGLLPDEGARRRLAAALGISSANAFGLLEVIGGECAGALSLVPPGQLPPASTTDDAEALDEKRLEEILSLLRQRPLLGGEGDVRLSLAGAQDKLAVTILNGQILLPRGGRPTTHILKPFIEGLDGTVENEVFCMSLGRRLGLDVPAVSKGTAGKIDYFLVERYDRLTLEDGRIERLHQEDVCQALSVPPELKYEEEGGPGISECLQLIRQTTAKPAAETLRFQRMLMFHYLIGNADAHAKNYALIYRGKVPDLAPMYDAICTAAYPRLSKKMAMALGGRSLPDTIQMEHWASLVPSNKGATRMLAGELMRMADAIGPEADTLMEEMSETGSAHPILKTVRKIIDTRCTLIRRALEKTNL
- a CDS encoding helix-turn-helix transcriptional regulator, yielding MIHMWTISDSVALGQLIHAERKRQQLTQEQLAGVAGVGVRFVRELESGKESCRVGLALTVLQTLGLTVNITNRGASS